A DNA window from Limimonas halophila contains the following coding sequences:
- a CDS encoding sterol desaturase family protein — protein MRDILLANEPTIRLGVFLGILVAMAAWEVAAPRRRREIPRLVRWTNNFGVVVVDTILVRLTFPLVAVTLAVFAGEHSWGLFNAVDVPYWLAFVVAVLALDLAIYLQHVMFHAVPALWRLHRMHHADLEFDVSTGLRFHPVEILLSMGLKLAVVAALGPPATAVLVFEVLLNATSMFNHANIRLPTGVDRILRLLVVTPDMHRVHHSIHPSETNSNFGFNLPWWDRLLGTYRAQPRDGHEGMTIGIEQFRTRGDLWLPRMLMQPVRGPASGYSINRERARSRTTATDTGE, from the coding sequence ATGCGCGACATCCTTCTGGCCAATGAGCCGACGATCCGCCTGGGGGTGTTCCTGGGCATCCTCGTCGCGATGGCCGCTTGGGAAGTGGCTGCACCACGCCGGCGGCGCGAAATTCCGCGTCTGGTCCGCTGGACCAACAACTTCGGCGTCGTGGTGGTCGACACCATCCTGGTGCGCCTGACCTTTCCGCTTGTCGCGGTGACGCTCGCGGTCTTCGCGGGCGAGCACAGCTGGGGGCTGTTCAACGCCGTCGACGTGCCCTACTGGCTGGCCTTCGTGGTGGCGGTGCTGGCGCTCGATCTGGCGATCTACCTGCAGCACGTGATGTTCCATGCCGTGCCCGCGCTGTGGCGGCTGCACCGCATGCATCACGCCGATCTAGAGTTCGACGTTTCCACCGGGTTGCGGTTTCACCCCGTAGAGATCCTGCTCTCCATGGGGCTCAAGCTGGCCGTGGTGGCGGCGCTGGGTCCGCCCGCCACGGCCGTGCTCGTCTTCGAGGTGCTGCTCAACGCGACCTCGATGTTCAACCACGCCAACATCCGTCTCCCGACCGGCGTGGACCGCATCCTTCGGCTGCTGGTCGTGACGCCGGACATGCACCGCGTGCACCACTCCATCCATCCGAGTGAGACGAACTCCAACTTCGGCTTCAATCTGCCATGGTGGGACCGGCTGCTCGGGACCTATCGTGCCCAGCCGCGCGACGGCCACGAGGGCATGACGATCGGCATTGAGCAGTTCCGCACGCGTGGGGATTTGTGGTTGCCGCGGATGTTGATGCAGCCCGTTCGCGGGCCGGCCAGCGGGTATTCGATCAACCGGGAGCGGGCTCGTTCCCGAACGACCGCCACTGACACCGGGGAGTAG
- a CDS encoding AMP-binding protein: MWWDRPTAAAVLRDLLAETWQRLRPGTTPPDAFRTEATPPAPAAVADVRLDDGGLGADSLERLQLATAAATFFRLYETGIEDALLMKRTLGGWLDLIEESLGEYDASVGFTTGGTTGEPKVVEHRLDDLWREVRALAALCRDRQRVVALVPRHHIYGFIWTVLLPRALDVPVVDLRGGTPAGLGRKLAGGDLVVAIPDIWRLVAETGARWPANVDGVTATAPCPAATARAAAQRAVRRLFEIYGSTETGGIGWRADPAEPYALLDHWRADSSGETLTAERADGNELRVAAPDTLQWRDAGHFTVGRRRDGLVQVAGTNVDPERVRAVLADHPEVAEAAVRPMNADEGDRLKAFVVPHRMPDAPHALGERVAAHAAERLTGVEQPRAIRVGRRIPRTGMGKLADWPTHDSHTEPADDAS; encoded by the coding sequence GTGTGGTGGGACCGCCCCACGGCGGCGGCCGTGCTGCGCGACCTGCTTGCGGAAACCTGGCAGCGCCTGCGCCCGGGTACCACGCCGCCGGACGCCTTTCGCACAGAGGCAACGCCGCCCGCGCCGGCGGCGGTGGCCGACGTGCGCCTGGACGACGGAGGCCTGGGCGCCGACTCCCTGGAACGGCTGCAGCTCGCCACCGCCGCGGCGACCTTTTTCCGGCTCTACGAGACCGGGATCGAAGACGCGCTGCTGATGAAGCGCACGCTCGGCGGCTGGCTCGATCTGATCGAAGAGTCGCTCGGCGAATACGACGCCAGCGTGGGCTTCACCACGGGCGGCACCACGGGCGAGCCCAAGGTGGTCGAGCACCGCCTCGACGACCTGTGGCGCGAGGTGCGAGCGCTGGCCGCGCTGTGCCGCGACCGCCAGCGCGTCGTCGCGCTGGTGCCGCGCCACCACATCTACGGCTTCATTTGGACCGTGCTGCTGCCGCGCGCGCTGGACGTGCCGGTCGTGGACCTGCGCGGCGGCACGCCCGCCGGGCTCGGCCGCAAGCTCGCGGGCGGCGACCTCGTGGTCGCCATCCCCGACATCTGGCGCCTGGTGGCCGAGACGGGCGCGCGCTGGCCCGCCAACGTTGACGGCGTCACCGCGACCGCGCCCTGCCCGGCCGCGACCGCCCGCGCGGCGGCGCAACGCGCGGTGCGGCGTCTGTTCGAAATTTACGGCTCGACGGAAACCGGCGGCATCGGCTGGCGCGCCGACCCGGCCGAGCCTTATGCGCTGCTGGACCACTGGCGCGCCGACAGCAGCGGCGAGACGCTCACGGCCGAACGCGCCGACGGCAACGAGCTTAGGGTGGCGGCGCCCGACACGCTGCAATGGCGCGATGCCGGCCACTTCACCGTGGGCCGCCGGCGCGACGGGCTGGTCCAGGTCGCCGGCACGAACGTGGACCCGGAGCGCGTGCGCGCCGTGCTGGCCGATCATCCCGAAGTGGCTGAAGCCGCCGTGCGCCCGATGAACGCGGACGAGGGCGACCGCCTGAAGGCCTTCGTCGTGCCGCACCGGATGCCCGACGCGCCGCACGCCCTGGGCGAACGCGTCGCCGCGCACGCGGCCGAGCGCCTGACGGGCGTGGAGCAGCCGCGCGCCATCCGCGTCGGCCGGCGCATCCCGCGCACCGGCATGGGCAAGCTGGCCGACTGGCCGACCCACGATTCCCACACCGAGCCCGCGGACGACGCATCGTGA
- a CDS encoding HAL/PAL/TAL family ammonia-lyase, which produces MSSQPIVDLGGAVDPAAMAAVARGHACAHLGDAARAHMRRSEAALDEHLADGRRIYGVTTGYGPLAGYRIAPENSERLQRGLIDHLASGVGPPLPREAVRAMIAARVSSLARGWSGVRPGVADHLVAMLNADIVPEVPEAGTVGASGDLTPLAHTALAAIGEGRVLGGEPAAEALARARLEPLQLERKDGLALVNGTAAMTGIAALNGADMANAVEAAMRLAVIYAEVLGGRRDAFDQRFGAARPHDGQRRALERLNALMAGSERLHPAEPVPPHLDDIAPEETAHQDAYTIRCAPQEFGAALDALAHHDGLVTSELQSATDNPLIDPDTGDVLHGGNFYGQHVAYASDMLGSVAVKLAAHAERALARLTDTTRNGDLPPFLAGGDPGLNSGFMGAQVSATALVAEMRTKATPAAIQTIPTNGDNQDVVTMGTIAARNARDQVNRLWRVLAIHALALTQAVELRGGLRGDGGFSPASRALAGAVRARSGFLCDDRPLSPEIADVADWLAAGGASRSTGG; this is translated from the coding sequence GTGAGCAGCCAGCCGATCGTGGACCTGGGTGGGGCGGTCGACCCCGCGGCAATGGCAGCGGTCGCGCGCGGCCACGCGTGCGCCCATCTGGGTGACGCGGCGCGCGCCCACATGCGCCGCAGCGAGGCGGCGCTGGACGAGCACCTGGCGGACGGCCGGCGCATCTACGGCGTCACCACGGGCTACGGCCCCCTCGCCGGCTACCGCATCGCCCCGGAGAACAGCGAACGGCTCCAACGCGGGCTTATCGACCATCTGGCCAGCGGCGTCGGCCCGCCGCTGCCGCGCGAGGCGGTGCGCGCGATGATCGCCGCGCGGGTGAGTTCGCTCGCGCGCGGCTGGTCCGGCGTGCGGCCCGGCGTGGCGGACCATCTCGTCGCCATGCTCAACGCCGACATCGTTCCCGAGGTGCCCGAGGCGGGCACGGTCGGCGCCAGCGGCGACCTGACGCCCCTGGCTCACACGGCGCTGGCGGCCATCGGGGAGGGCCGCGTGCTGGGCGGCGAGCCGGCGGCCGAGGCGCTGGCGCGCGCCCGCCTGGAACCGCTTCAGCTTGAGCGCAAGGACGGGCTGGCGCTCGTCAACGGCACCGCCGCGATGACGGGCATCGCCGCGCTCAACGGCGCGGACATGGCGAACGCCGTCGAGGCGGCGATGCGCCTGGCGGTGATCTACGCGGAGGTGCTCGGCGGGCGGCGCGACGCCTTCGACCAACGCTTTGGCGCCGCGCGGCCGCACGACGGCCAGCGGCGGGCGCTGGAGCGGCTGAATGCGCTCATGGCCGGGAGCGAGCGCCTGCACCCGGCCGAGCCCGTGCCGCCGCATCTGGACGACATCGCGCCCGAGGAAACGGCCCACCAGGACGCCTACACCATCCGCTGCGCGCCCCAGGAGTTCGGCGCCGCCCTGGATGCGCTGGCGCACCACGACGGCCTCGTCACCAGCGAGCTGCAAAGCGCCACGGACAACCCGCTCATCGACCCCGATACGGGCGATGTGCTGCACGGCGGCAACTTCTATGGCCAGCACGTGGCCTATGCGAGCGACATGCTGGGGAGCGTCGCCGTCAAGCTGGCCGCGCACGCCGAACGCGCGCTGGCGCGCCTGACGGACACGACGCGCAACGGCGACCTGCCACCCTTCCTCGCCGGCGGCGACCCCGGCCTCAACAGCGGCTTCATGGGCGCGCAGGTGAGTGCGACCGCGCTGGTCGCCGAGATGCGGACGAAGGCCACACCGGCGGCGATCCAGACCATCCCCACCAACGGCGACAACCAGGACGTGGTGACGATGGGCACGATCGCCGCCCGCAACGCCCGCGATCAGGTGAACCGGCTGTGGCGGGTGCTCGCCATCCACGCGCTGGCGCTGACGCAGGCGGTGGAGCTGCGCGGCGGTCTTCGGGGCGACGGCGGGTTCTCGCCCGCGTCCCGCGCCCTCGCCGGGGCCGTGCGCGCGCGCAGCGGCTTTCTGTGCGACGATCGGCCCCTTTCGCCCGAGATCGCGGATGTGGCGGACTGGCTGGCGGCTGGAGGTGCCTCGCGCTCGACCGGCGGATGA
- the pyp gene encoding photoactive yellow protein: METVRFGSDDIENQLQQMSDKDLDQIAFGAIQVDGNGKILQYNAAEGDITGRDPGQVVGKNFFKDVAPCTDTDEFYGRFKEGVQSGNLNTMFEYTFDYKMTPTKVKVHMKKALAGDSYWIFVKRV, from the coding sequence ATGGAGACGGTACGCTTCGGCTCCGACGACATCGAGAACCAGCTTCAGCAGATGAGCGACAAGGACCTGGACCAGATCGCCTTCGGGGCCATCCAGGTCGACGGCAACGGCAAAATTCTGCAGTACAACGCCGCCGAGGGCGACATCACCGGCCGCGACCCCGGTCAGGTCGTGGGCAAGAACTTCTTCAAGGACGTCGCCCCCTGCACCGACACCGACGAGTTCTATGGGCGCTTCAAGGAAGGCGTTCAGAGCGGCAATCTGAACACGATGTTCGAGTACACCTTCGACTACAAGATGACTCCGACGAAGGTGAAGGTGCATATGAAGAAGGCGCTGGCGGGCGACAGCTACTGGATCTTCGTCAAGCGCGTGTAA